In a single window of the Treponema primitia ZAS-1 genome:
- a CDS encoding J domain-containing protein, with the protein MGIFDRLGDVIRSYLNDTGPGFTAGPSMGRRYADPDLDAAYEELDDFLEGKDKAGGRADTGENGFSHEGNAGNAGSKTPPESLRGDFDALGLPFGASAEECKAAYKKLLKLHHPDRHAGHEGNMKKATEKSARINAAYDRIEKWRATGKAE; encoded by the coding sequence GTGGGTATTTTTGACCGCCTGGGTGATGTTATAAGAAGCTATCTCAATGATACAGGACCTGGTTTTACCGCCGGTCCTTCTATGGGACGGCGTTACGCCGATCCGGATCTGGATGCTGCGTATGAGGAGCTTGACGATTTCCTGGAAGGGAAGGATAAAGCCGGTGGCCGGGCGGATACCGGGGAAAACGGTTTCAGCCATGAAGGCAACGCCGGGAATGCGGGCAGTAAGACTCCGCCGGAAAGCCTTAGGGGAGACTTTGACGCCCTGGGCTTACCCTTCGGCGCTTCCGCGGAGGAGTGCAAGGCTGCGTATAAAAAGCTGTTGAAACTGCACCACCCGGACCGGCATGCGGGACATGAGGGGAATATGAAAAAGGCTACGGAAAAATCCGCCAGAATAAACGCGGCCTATGACCGGATAGAAAAGTGGCGGGCAACGGGGAAGGCGGAATAA
- a CDS encoding V-type ATP synthase subunit D: MAKIKLTKNELKKQKDSLKMYQRYLPTLMLKKQQLQGEIRTTEIRIKELMEEKDLLDESFKNWVGVFGETGVFVPELLKITSLRTSEGNIAGVSIPIFQGADFEVAPYDLARTPLWLDVAVEKMEQVILLDLEAQILEEQRKRLDHELRVTTQRVNLFEKIKIPETKGSIKKIGVYLGDQQTSAVVRGKIAKSGLEKAAK; this comes from the coding sequence ATGGCAAAGATAAAGCTGACTAAGAATGAGCTTAAAAAGCAGAAAGACTCACTCAAGATGTATCAGCGGTATTTGCCGACCCTGATGCTCAAGAAGCAGCAGCTTCAGGGTGAAATTCGTACCACCGAAATTCGGATCAAAGAACTGATGGAAGAAAAAGACCTTCTGGACGAGTCCTTTAAAAACTGGGTCGGTGTCTTCGGTGAAACCGGTGTTTTTGTTCCGGAGCTTTTGAAGATTACCAGTCTCAGGACCTCGGAAGGAAACATCGCCGGTGTGTCCATACCCATATTCCAGGGTGCGGATTTTGAGGTCGCCCCCTACGACTTAGCCCGTACGCCCCTGTGGCTTGATGTGGCGGTGGAGAAGATGGAGCAGGTGATACTCCTGGATTTGGAAGCACAGATCCTGGAGGAACAGCGTAAGCGCCTGGACCACGAGTTACGGGTTACTACCCAGAGGGTGAACCTCTTTGAGAAGATTAAGATTCCTGAGACTAAGGGAAGTATAAAAAAGATAGGCGTCTACCTTGGGGATCAGCAGACCTCTGCGGTAGTGCGGGGCAAGATCGCCAAGAGCGGATTGGAGAAGGCAGCGAAATGA
- a CDS encoding V-type ATP synthase subunit B, producing the protein MNKVYSKIESITGSVITVKAEGIRYGDLAEVDTVFGTSLAEVNRLNGDLVSLQVFAGGRGISTGDTVRFLGRQMQVPFSDNLMGRVFSGSGTPRDNGPALHDNPIPIGGPSVNPANRIIPRNMIRTGIPMIDLFNTLVVSQKLPIFSVSGEPYNDLLARIAMQAEVDVIVLGGMGLKYDDYLFFKDTLEEGGALSRTVMFVHTASDPTVECLMIPDMSLAVAEQFALQGKDVLVLLTDMTNFADAMKEISIIQEQVPSNRGYPGDLYSQLASRYEKAVDFESAGSITILGVTTMPGDDVTHPVPDNTGYITEGQYYLKNGRIEPFGSLSRLKQQVNGKTRADHRALMDGMIKLYSAYRDTLEKKAMGFIMTPWDAKLLKYGELFEKKMMDLTVNIPLEGALDLGWEILSDCFSPEETGLRTELITKFWPKKD; encoded by the coding sequence ATGAACAAAGTATATAGTAAGATCGAATCCATTACCGGAAGCGTTATTACCGTGAAGGCCGAGGGTATCCGTTACGGGGATCTCGCCGAGGTGGACACCGTATTCGGTACTTCCCTGGCGGAGGTTAACCGTCTGAACGGGGATCTGGTTTCCCTCCAGGTATTCGCCGGAGGCCGGGGTATTTCCACCGGCGATACGGTCCGCTTCCTGGGCCGGCAGATGCAGGTACCCTTTTCGGACAACCTCATGGGCCGGGTATTCTCCGGTTCCGGAACCCCCCGGGATAACGGACCAGCCCTGCACGATAACCCCATACCCATAGGCGGACCTTCGGTTAACCCCGCCAATCGTATTATACCCCGGAACATGATCCGTACCGGTATCCCCATGATTGACCTCTTCAACACCCTGGTGGTGTCCCAGAAGCTGCCCATTTTCTCGGTTTCCGGTGAACCCTACAACGACCTCCTGGCCCGTATTGCCATGCAAGCCGAAGTAGACGTTATCGTTCTGGGAGGTATGGGTCTTAAATACGACGACTACCTCTTCTTTAAGGATACCCTGGAAGAGGGAGGCGCCCTTTCCCGTACGGTGATGTTCGTACACACCGCGTCGGACCCCACCGTAGAATGTCTGATGATTCCCGATATGTCCCTGGCCGTGGCGGAACAGTTTGCCCTCCAGGGCAAGGATGTGTTGGTCCTCCTTACGGATATGACCAACTTTGCGGACGCCATGAAGGAAATCTCCATCATCCAGGAGCAGGTTCCTTCCAACCGCGGTTACCCCGGAGACTTGTATAGCCAGCTTGCCAGCCGCTACGAAAAGGCGGTTGACTTTGAGAGCGCCGGTTCCATCACCATCCTGGGTGTTACCACCATGCCCGGCGACGACGTTACCCACCCGGTGCCGGATAATACGGGGTATATCACCGAAGGTCAGTACTACCTTAAGAATGGCCGTATCGAGCCCTTTGGTTCCCTTTCCCGGCTTAAACAGCAGGTTAACGGTAAAACCAGGGCGGACCACCGGGCTCTGATGGACGGTATGATCAAGCTCTACTCAGCCTACCGGGATACCCTGGAAAAGAAGGCCATGGGCTTTATCATGACCCCCTGGGATGCAAAACTCCTCAAGTACGGGGAACTCTTTGAAAAGAAGATGATGGACCTTACGGTCAACATACCCCTGGAAGGGGCCCTGGATCTGGGTTGGGAAATCCTTTCGGATTGTTTCAGCCCCGAAGAAACGGGACTGCGGACTGAACTTATTACGAAGTTCTGGCCTAAGAAGGACTAA
- a CDS encoding sigma-54-dependent transcriptional regulator — protein sequence MQFRILVVDDEKNIREGLAASLEMDGYQVETAADGDAGFKRFRKGDIDLLITDLRMPGISGEELLKKVDSETPGIPVIVLTGHGTVENAVAAMRNGAYDFLTKPVDLGHLSLLVKRALQGRELFLKHRRLEEELEHEKQFRTMVGTSAPMRQVFDTVSRAAPSKASILITGESGVGKELVADAIHDLSPRKGKPMIKVHCAALAASILESELFGHEKGAFTGAVVRTRGRFELAHEGTLFLDEIGEIDQNIQIKLLRVLQEKKFERVGGEETIEVDVRIVAATNKDLKAEIEKGNFREDLYYRLNVVNILVPPLRERKDDLPLLITAFLREFAEENGKTLEGIDDKARAALYAYDWPGNVRELRNCMESAVVMTRGPVITAEDLPPTVRTQNDSLWIRIPLGTTMEEAEKVIIRDTLSAHKGNKSKAAEVLAMGRKTLHRKLSEWGEDDSGE from the coding sequence ATGCAATTTAGAATCCTCGTTGTAGATGATGAAAAAAATATCCGGGAGGGGCTCGCAGCATCACTGGAGATGGACGGGTATCAGGTTGAAACCGCCGCCGATGGGGATGCGGGGTTCAAGCGTTTCAGGAAGGGCGATATTGATCTGCTCATCACCGATTTACGGATGCCCGGCATCAGCGGAGAAGAACTGCTCAAGAAGGTAGATTCGGAAACTCCGGGCATCCCGGTGATAGTCCTCACCGGTCATGGCACGGTGGAAAATGCCGTGGCGGCCATGCGGAACGGCGCCTACGACTTCCTCACAAAACCTGTGGACCTGGGCCATCTCTCCCTGCTGGTAAAGCGGGCTCTCCAGGGCCGGGAACTGTTTCTCAAACACCGTCGGCTTGAGGAAGAACTGGAACACGAGAAACAGTTCAGGACCATGGTGGGTACCAGCGCCCCCATGCGTCAGGTCTTTGATACCGTAAGCCGTGCCGCCCCCTCCAAAGCCTCGATCCTCATCACCGGGGAATCCGGCGTGGGGAAAGAACTGGTGGCGGACGCCATCCACGATCTTTCTCCCCGTAAAGGCAAGCCCATGATCAAGGTCCACTGCGCCGCCCTTGCCGCCAGCATCCTGGAGAGCGAACTCTTCGGCCATGAGAAGGGAGCCTTCACCGGCGCGGTGGTCCGTACCCGGGGCCGTTTCGAGCTTGCCCATGAGGGGACCCTTTTCCTGGACGAGATCGGCGAAATCGATCAGAACATCCAGATAAAGCTTCTGCGGGTGCTCCAGGAAAAAAAGTTTGAACGGGTAGGGGGGGAGGAAACCATCGAAGTTGATGTCCGCATCGTTGCTGCCACCAACAAGGACCTCAAGGCGGAAATAGAAAAGGGTAATTTCCGGGAAGACCTCTACTATCGGCTCAACGTGGTCAATATTTTGGTCCCCCCTTTACGGGAGCGGAAGGACGATCTTCCCCTGCTTATTACCGCCTTCCTCAGGGAGTTTGCCGAGGAAAACGGCAAAACCCTGGAGGGTATAGATGATAAAGCCCGGGCGGCCCTCTACGCCTACGACTGGCCCGGCAATGTACGGGAACTGCGGAACTGTATGGAAAGCGCCGTGGTCATGACCCGTGGTCCGGTGATCACCGCGGAGGATCTGCCCCCCACGGTCCGCACCCAGAACGACTCGCTCTGGATCAGGATACCCTTGGGAACCACCATGGAGGAGGCGGAGAAGGTCATCATCCGGGACACCCTTTCCGCCCACAAGGGCAATAAGAGTAAAGCTGCGGAAGTCCTGGCCATGGGCCGCAAGACCCTGCACCGGAAGTTAAGCGAGTGGGGAGAAGACGACAGCGGGGAGTAA
- a CDS encoding V-type ATP synthase subunit A — protein sequence MIGTKGTVEAVNGNMVSVRFDGPVSMNEVGFVKVADKQLKSEVIRIRGDISQLQVFEVTKGIAVGDTVEYTGDMLSVEVGPGLLGQVYDGLQNPLPKLTAVAGMFLERGIYLDPLPSDVAWEFTPVAKVGDTVERADTLGTVPEAAFTHRIMVPFGLYGTYTVVSIKGPGSYKLRDTIAELKDEKGNTVPVSLSFRWPVKRPIDCFVERFKPTEPMVTRVRLIDTFFPVARGGTYCIPGPFGAGKTVLQQITSQNADVDIVILAACGERAGEVVETLKEFPELKDPKTGHSLMERTIIICNTSSMPVASREASVYTGVTLAEYYRQMGLNVLLLADSTSRWAQAMREMSGRLEEIPGEEAFPAYLESTIASFYERAGTVRLRDGNVGSVTIGGTVSPAGGNFEEPVTQATLKVVGAFHGLSRERSDARKFPAIHPLDSWSKYKGIINAEKVSYAHGFMRRGSEVEQMMKVVGEEGTSIEDYVIYLKGELIDSVYFQQNSFDAVDAAVSPERQKHSFALLLKIMATLFSFPDKNEARSWFNRLRQKFLDYNGSEWQNDKFKALEKEIESTVAEQSKGLDKAAEKILAL from the coding sequence ATGATCGGAACAAAAGGTACAGTGGAAGCCGTTAACGGCAATATGGTGAGCGTCCGTTTTGACGGGCCTGTCTCCATGAACGAAGTGGGCTTTGTCAAGGTTGCGGACAAGCAGCTTAAAAGCGAGGTCATCCGCATCAGGGGTGATATTTCCCAGCTCCAGGTCTTCGAGGTTACCAAGGGTATCGCCGTGGGTGATACGGTGGAGTACACCGGGGATATGCTCTCGGTGGAAGTGGGGCCCGGCCTTTTAGGTCAGGTCTACGACGGCCTCCAGAACCCTCTGCCCAAACTGACGGCGGTAGCGGGTATGTTCCTGGAACGGGGCATCTATCTGGACCCCCTGCCCTCGGATGTGGCCTGGGAATTTACCCCGGTTGCAAAAGTCGGCGATACGGTTGAACGGGCGGATACCCTGGGTACGGTGCCGGAAGCGGCCTTTACCCACCGGATCATGGTTCCCTTCGGCCTGTACGGAACCTATACCGTAGTTTCCATAAAAGGCCCCGGTTCGTATAAGCTTCGGGACACCATTGCGGAGCTCAAGGATGAAAAGGGAAACACCGTACCGGTAAGCCTCTCCTTCCGCTGGCCCGTAAAGCGGCCCATAGACTGCTTTGTGGAACGGTTTAAGCCCACGGAGCCCATGGTTACCCGTGTCCGGCTTATCGACACCTTCTTCCCCGTAGCCCGGGGCGGTACCTACTGTATCCCCGGACCCTTTGGCGCCGGGAAGACCGTCCTTCAGCAGATCACCAGCCAGAATGCGGACGTGGACATCGTAATCCTCGCCGCCTGCGGTGAGCGCGCCGGTGAAGTGGTGGAAACCCTCAAGGAATTCCCCGAATTAAAGGATCCTAAAACTGGTCATTCCTTAATGGAGCGGACCATTATTATTTGTAATACCTCTTCCATGCCCGTTGCTTCCCGGGAAGCTTCGGTATACACCGGGGTGACCCTGGCGGAATATTACCGGCAGATGGGGCTTAACGTCCTGCTCCTGGCGGACTCTACCAGCCGTTGGGCCCAGGCCATGCGCGAAATGTCCGGTCGTCTGGAAGAAATCCCCGGCGAGGAAGCGTTCCCCGCTTACCTGGAATCCACCATCGCCAGCTTCTACGAAAGGGCCGGTACGGTTCGGCTAAGAGACGGGAACGTCGGGTCCGTAACCATAGGCGGTACGGTCAGTCCTGCGGGCGGTAACTTTGAAGAACCCGTTACCCAGGCAACCCTAAAGGTTGTCGGCGCCTTCCACGGTCTTTCCCGTGAACGTTCCGATGCCCGTAAGTTCCCCGCTATTCACCCCCTGGATTCCTGGTCCAAGTACAAGGGCATTATAAACGCAGAAAAAGTGAGCTATGCCCACGGCTTTATGCGCCGGGGCAGTGAAGTAGAGCAGATGATGAAGGTCGTCGGCGAGGAAGGAACCAGTATTGAAGATTACGTAATCTACCTCAAGGGCGAGCTTATCGACTCGGTGTACTTCCAACAGAACTCCTTCGACGCGGTAGACGCTGCGGTCAGCCCGGAACGGCAGAAACACAGTTTTGCTTTGCTTCTTAAGATAATGGCTACCCTGTTTAGCTTTCCGGATAAAAACGAAGCCCGCAGTTGGTTCAACCGGCTCAGGCAGAAATTCTTGGATTACAATGGATCGGAATGGCAGAACGATAAATTCAAGGCCCTGGAAAAGGAAATTGAATCCACCGTGGCCGAACAGTCCAAGGGCCTGGATAAAGCGGCCGAAAAAATACTTGCGTTATAG
- a CDS encoding aldose epimerase family protein produces the protein MKISKKTFGVLASGKKVRLYTLKAGDLSLSISTLGATWTSLLVPSSKKRTDDVLLGFPTLAGYDTPKNYVGATIGRFGNRIGGARFALNGKTYDLYKNDGKHSLHGGWRGFDKFLWKAEAYEEQDGVFVRFELESPDGDEGYPGNLKAVVSYGLTKSHELVADYQAQVDAQCPVNLTNHAYFNLAGEGRGDILGHELQIHGASYVDVDKNLIPTGKLLPVQSAGTTGAFDFTARKPIGRDFKGTLGTNGTDGPGYDHCFVLDGDPGKLRPCADVFEPLSGRSMRVFTTQPAVQFYTGNFLDGLVGKEGSVYNRHTGFCLETQHLPDSPNHGEFPSCIFGPGRDYHERSIFSFDW, from the coding sequence ATGAAAATCAGCAAAAAAACCTTCGGCGTACTTGCTTCCGGAAAAAAGGTGCGGCTCTATACCTTGAAAGCGGGAGATTTATCCCTATCTATCTCTACCCTGGGAGCAACCTGGACATCCCTATTGGTGCCCTCCTCAAAAAAAAGAACCGATGATGTGCTTTTAGGCTTTCCCACCCTGGCAGGGTATGACACCCCGAAAAACTATGTGGGGGCAACCATCGGGCGTTTTGGTAACCGTATAGGCGGGGCGCGATTTGCCCTGAATGGTAAGACCTACGATCTCTATAAAAATGATGGGAAGCATAGTCTCCACGGCGGCTGGCGGGGTTTTGATAAATTCCTCTGGAAGGCCGAGGCTTATGAGGAGCAGGATGGCGTCTTTGTCCGGTTTGAACTGGAAAGTCCCGACGGCGATGAGGGCTACCCGGGGAACCTAAAGGCGGTGGTAAGCTACGGTCTTACCAAATCACATGAACTTGTGGCCGATTATCAAGCCCAGGTGGACGCCCAATGTCCGGTAAACCTAACAAACCATGCGTATTTTAACCTAGCCGGGGAGGGCAGGGGGGATATCCTCGGCCACGAGCTGCAAATTCACGGCGCCTCCTATGTTGATGTGGATAAAAACCTCATCCCCACGGGAAAATTGCTGCCCGTACAGAGTGCCGGGACCACAGGCGCCTTTGATTTTACCGCCCGAAAACCCATAGGTCGGGATTTTAAGGGTACCCTGGGAACGAATGGGACCGATGGACCCGGGTATGACCATTGTTTTGTGCTGGACGGCGATCCGGGCAAGCTGCGGCCCTGTGCGGATGTTTTTGAACCCCTTTCAGGCCGTTCCATGCGGGTTTTTACTACCCAGCCGGCGGTCCAGTTCTATACGGGGAATTTTCTGGACGGGCTTGTCGGAAAAGAAGGTTCAGTATACAACAGGCACACCGGGTTCTGCCTGGAGACCCAGCATCTGCCGGATTCTCCGAATCATGGGGAATTCCCTTCCTGTATCTTCGGGCCCGGCCGGGATTACCATGAACGGTCTATTTTTTCGTTTGATTGGTAA
- a CDS encoding ATP synthase subunit E → MEIQLQELIDKIKKDGIVSASEEAARLKSQADSDAKRIVESAQREAEGIIAKAKTDSERFEKAGTAALEQASRNLVLAFKGEIEALLDKIIAAKTASSYGEDTLKAIIPELVKSWVSKGADSLDLILSEDNLNKLRSYFNDQLVSEINKGVELKSDRNLGAGFRIATKDGSAYYDFSVESVAELLSSYLNPRLAEILKTSAKGN, encoded by the coding sequence ATGGAAATTCAACTTCAAGAACTTATTGATAAGATAAAGAAGGACGGAATTGTTTCCGCTTCAGAGGAAGCTGCCCGCCTAAAGTCCCAGGCCGATTCCGATGCCAAACGGATAGTGGAATCCGCCCAGCGGGAAGCCGAGGGGATCATTGCCAAGGCTAAGACGGATTCGGAACGCTTCGAAAAAGCCGGTACCGCCGCCCTGGAACAGGCTTCCCGGAACCTTGTCCTTGCCTTTAAAGGTGAAATTGAGGCCTTGCTGGACAAGATTATTGCCGCCAAGACGGCTTCCTCCTATGGCGAGGATACCCTTAAGGCGATAATTCCGGAATTAGTAAAAAGCTGGGTCTCCAAGGGCGCCGATTCTTTAGATCTCATCCTAAGCGAGGATAATCTCAATAAACTCCGGTCCTATTTCAATGATCAGCTCGTCTCGGAGATAAATAAGGGTGTTGAGTTAAAATCAGACCGTAATTTAGGCGCCGGTTTTCGCATTGCCACCAAGGATGGGTCCGCATATTACGACTTTTCCGTTGAATCCGTGGCGGAGTTGCTCTCGTCCTATCTAAATCCCCGGTTAGCGGAGATACTTAAAACCTCAGCAAAGGGAAACTAA